One stretch of Lacimicrobium alkaliphilum DNA includes these proteins:
- a CDS encoding sialate O-acetylesterase has product MIRILLIFTLLLSPVVSADIRLPKLIGEGMVLQRDTKIPLWGWAEPGEQVQVRLNGRLVGQTRSDSEQWQVALPPQPAGGPHRIELSGNNRIVLKDVYFGDVWVASGQSNMELPMARVAEAYPQDLENADYPLIRQFKVPQKYNFKAPQDDVESGQWVSATPDTVAGFSAVAFYFARELFEHNSVPIGILNNALGGSPVEAWLSEEALQAFPESLAEASRFKNDALIQSITLADKAKNEQWYGQLHQNDAGLNATVPWYDPTLDDSHWQTFTLPGYRSQPFTGVWWLRKTLTLSKGQAENADILRMGRAVDADETYINGVKVGHTTYQYPPRRYTIPKGLLKAGDNLVTIRVTATSNKTGFVPDKPYWLGTDNDKLTLSGQWKMRDGTTAEPLEGDTFIRWKPLGLFNGLTAPLTHMPVKGVIWYQGESNTGRWQDYHAKFTTMIRDWRKHWGQGELPFLYVQLANFMQKSDVPKDSNWARLREAQRQALSEPNTAMTVAIDTGEWNDIHPVDKKTLGQRLALAARAVALNEEMPYRGPALQSVTRQGQQLQLSFTHATDGLVIKDGDAFAIAAADGEYQWAKKVQQQGNKILLSHPDIREPVKVRYAWADNPEAVLYNGAGLPASPFQAEVAQGRQ; this is encoded by the coding sequence ATGATCAGAATACTGCTAATTTTTACGCTATTGCTGAGCCCCGTGGTCAGCGCCGATATCCGTCTTCCGAAACTTATCGGCGAAGGCATGGTGCTGCAAAGGGATACCAAAATCCCCCTTTGGGGCTGGGCGGAGCCGGGCGAGCAGGTGCAGGTTCGACTCAACGGCAGGCTGGTGGGGCAAACCCGAAGCGACTCAGAGCAATGGCAGGTAGCACTGCCGCCACAGCCTGCTGGCGGGCCACATCGCATAGAGCTCAGTGGCAATAATCGTATCGTATTGAAGGATGTCTATTTTGGCGATGTCTGGGTGGCCTCGGGCCAGTCGAATATGGAACTGCCCATGGCCAGGGTAGCAGAAGCCTACCCACAGGATCTGGAAAACGCAGACTACCCACTGATCCGCCAGTTTAAAGTGCCGCAGAAATACAATTTTAAAGCGCCTCAGGATGATGTTGAATCGGGCCAATGGGTGTCCGCCACGCCGGATACTGTGGCCGGATTTTCTGCGGTGGCCTTCTACTTTGCCCGCGAGCTGTTTGAACACAACAGCGTACCCATTGGCATACTGAATAATGCGTTGGGCGGTTCTCCGGTAGAGGCCTGGTTAAGCGAAGAAGCACTGCAGGCCTTTCCCGAATCGCTGGCCGAGGCCTCACGCTTTAAGAACGATGCGCTTATTCAGTCAATCACACTGGCCGACAAAGCCAAAAACGAACAATGGTATGGCCAACTGCATCAGAATGATGCCGGCCTTAATGCCACTGTCCCCTGGTATGACCCGACGCTGGATGACAGCCACTGGCAAACCTTTACTCTGCCTGGTTATCGCAGCCAGCCCTTTACTGGCGTATGGTGGCTGCGTAAAACGCTGACACTGAGCAAGGGGCAGGCGGAAAATGCCGATATTCTGCGCATGGGCCGGGCTGTGGATGCCGATGAGACCTATATTAACGGGGTAAAGGTGGGTCACACCACCTATCAGTACCCTCCCAGGCGCTATACCATCCCAAAAGGGTTGTTAAAAGCAGGAGACAACCTGGTTACCATTCGTGTCACCGCCACCAGTAATAAAACCGGTTTTGTGCCAGACAAACCCTACTGGCTGGGTACCGACAACGACAAACTGACACTAAGCGGACAGTGGAAAATGCGGGACGGCACCACTGCCGAGCCTTTGGAGGGCGATACCTTTATCCGCTGGAAACCGCTGGGATTATTTAACGGCCTGACGGCGCCCCTGACCCACATGCCTGTTAAAGGCGTTATCTGGTATCAGGGTGAGTCGAACACCGGCCGCTGGCAGGATTATCACGCCAAATTCACAACCATGATCCGCGACTGGCGCAAGCATTGGGGTCAGGGTGAGCTGCCTTTTCTGTATGTACAACTGGCAAACTTTATGCAAAAAAGCGATGTGCCCAAAGACAGCAACTGGGCTCGTCTGCGAGAGGCGCAAAGACAGGCCTTGTCTGAGCCCAATACGGCCATGACAGTGGCTATCGACACCGGAGAGTGGAACGATATTCACCCGGTTGATAAAAAAACTTTAGGTCAGCGTCTGGCCCTGGCCGCAAGAGCCGTGGCCCTGAATGAAGAAATGCCCTATCGGGGCCCGGCGCTGCAATCTGTGACCAGACAAGGGCAACAACTGCAGCTGAGCTTCACACATGCCACTGACGGACTGGTGATCAAAGACGGCGACGCCTTTGCCATCGCCGCTGCCGACGGGGAGTATCAATGGGCCAAAAAAGTGCAACAGCAGGGCAACAAAATTCTGCTGTCTCACCCGGATATCAGAGAACCGGTTAAAGTACGCTACGCCTGGGCAGATAACCCCGAAGCAGTGCTCTACAACGGTGCTGGCCTGCCCGCCAGCCCTTTTCAGGCAGAGGTGGCACAGGGGAGGCAGTAA
- a CDS encoding nuclear transport factor 2 family protein, whose product MSQVSRSADCGNSPKNKMVEDIAIALETRDTDFLRSILDPEVMWNYVGGTVTTSAAILVQVGELDKPTSLTVDHVISHGKTGAVNGYTRKGKSEQRFCHVIEFTSVKCNRIRRIESYGE is encoded by the coding sequence ATGTCACAGGTAAGCCGCAGCGCAGATTGTGGCAATTCGCCTAAAAACAAGATGGTGGAAGATATCGCTATCGCATTGGAGACCCGGGACACGGATTTTCTTAGGTCCATCCTCGATCCTGAAGTGATGTGGAATTATGTGGGTGGCACTGTGACGACCTCAGCAGCCATCCTGGTCCAAGTCGGTGAGCTGGACAAACCGACCAGTCTGACCGTTGATCATGTTATCTCTCACGGAAAGACTGGGGCCGTCAATGGCTATACCAGAAAAGGGAAAAGTGAACAGCGATTCTGCCACGTCATCGAGTTCACTTCTGTGAAATGCAATCGAATCCGTCGAATCGAGTCTTATGGTGAATGA
- a CDS encoding DUF6445 family protein, protein MLSTHKNMQIQSLHIGKEQAPLLVVDNFVDQSQWLVEQACKEHLVANSPYYPGIRAAAPARYRQLLLQSLESTLIDAFGLPANSLSFSVCHFSVVTTPPQQLKLLQRIPHFDTPERDALAAVHYLFEGDQGGTAFYRHRKTGFETIDKGRAPEYFRSLEAENNGPNLPKASEGYISGDTPLFEKIAEQQGVFNRLIVYRRHSLHSGAIPANASLSADPRQGRLTISSFIDCC, encoded by the coding sequence ATGTTGTCTACCCACAAGAATATGCAGATCCAGAGCCTGCATATAGGTAAGGAGCAGGCGCCACTGCTGGTAGTGGATAATTTTGTTGACCAGTCCCAATGGCTGGTGGAGCAGGCCTGCAAAGAGCACCTTGTGGCCAACTCGCCCTATTACCCGGGAATCCGCGCCGCCGCCCCGGCCCGTTACCGCCAGTTGTTATTGCAAAGCCTCGAATCCACCCTGATCGACGCTTTCGGGCTGCCCGCAAACTCATTGAGTTTTTCTGTCTGCCACTTTTCGGTGGTGACTACGCCGCCACAGCAGCTAAAACTCTTGCAACGCATACCCCATTTCGATACGCCTGAGCGCGATGCCCTTGCCGCAGTGCACTATTTGTTTGAGGGCGATCAGGGCGGTACCGCCTTTTATCGCCATCGAAAAACCGGCTTTGAAACCATTGATAAGGGCCGGGCACCGGAGTATTTCCGTTCACTGGAGGCCGAAAACAACGGACCCAATCTGCCTAAAGCCAGCGAAGGCTATATCAGTGGCGATACGCCGCTATTTGAAAAGATTGCGGAACAGCAGGGAGTATTCAACCGTCTGATCGTCTATCGAAGACACTCCCTGCACAGCGGCGCCATCCCGGCCAATGCCAGCCTGTCAGCGGATCCCCGCCAGGGCCGCCTCACTATCAGCAGCTTTATTGATTGTTGTTGA
- a CDS encoding tryptophan halogenase family protein: MQDNVVTKVVIAGGGTAGWVAAAALSKRLNGLVEVVLVESEDIGTVGVGESTIPPVQLFHNLLGIDEQEFMRATDATFKLGISFENWGQVGDKYMHPFGTTGKGSFLADFQHYYLHGLQLGIDAPLGDYCYELQAAQAHKFGKTDSSGISYAYHLDAGRYARFLRGFSEAQGVTRIEGKIAEVRQHANGDISSLVLESGQELEGDLFIDCTGFRALLIEQTLQTGFEDWGHWLPCDSAVVVQTESADTLPPYTRAMAHDAGWQWRIPLQHRVGNGLVYASDYLQEEQARERLLGNLETQALMTPRVLRYKTGRRKLFWNKNCVALGLSSGFIEPLESTSIYLFMNGVIRLLRLFPFNGVTQPLIDEYNQQSISELEKIRDFIILHYHQTERDDSEFWRYCRNMTIPDSLAHRMELFREGAHAFQTGEELFRLESWTHVMLGQRLIPKSYQKIVSTLSEQQLTQHLQGIRRTINQVVARLPGHSDFIGRYCPAEGE; the protein is encoded by the coding sequence GTGCAGGATAATGTCGTAACAAAAGTTGTGATTGCCGGTGGGGGTACCGCAGGCTGGGTGGCTGCTGCCGCCCTCAGCAAAAGACTAAATGGCCTGGTCGAAGTGGTGCTGGTGGAGTCTGAGGATATCGGCACCGTAGGGGTGGGCGAATCGACCATTCCACCGGTGCAGTTGTTCCACAATCTGCTCGGTATCGATGAGCAGGAATTTATGCGTGCCACCGATGCCACCTTTAAACTGGGGATCAGTTTTGAAAACTGGGGGCAAGTTGGCGATAAATATATGCATCCCTTCGGCACTACCGGCAAAGGCAGCTTTCTGGCTGATTTTCAGCACTATTATCTGCATGGTCTGCAATTAGGTATCGACGCGCCACTGGGAGATTACTGTTATGAATTACAAGCGGCTCAGGCCCATAAATTCGGCAAAACAGACAGCTCCGGTATCAGTTACGCCTACCATCTGGATGCCGGGCGCTACGCCCGGTTTCTGCGCGGTTTCAGTGAAGCGCAGGGGGTCACAAGAATTGAAGGAAAAATCGCTGAGGTAAGACAACATGCCAATGGGGATATCAGCTCGCTGGTACTGGAGTCAGGGCAGGAGCTGGAGGGCGATCTGTTTATCGACTGCACCGGTTTCCGGGCGCTGTTGATTGAGCAGACACTACAAACCGGCTTTGAAGACTGGGGCCACTGGCTTCCCTGCGATTCTGCGGTAGTAGTACAGACCGAATCTGCCGATACGCTGCCGCCTTACACCCGGGCCATGGCCCATGATGCGGGCTGGCAATGGCGGATCCCGCTGCAACATCGAGTTGGTAATGGCCTGGTGTATGCCAGTGATTATCTGCAAGAGGAACAGGCCCGCGAGCGCCTGCTGGGTAATCTGGAGACACAGGCATTAATGACGCCCAGGGTTTTGCGCTATAAAACCGGCCGCCGCAAACTGTTCTGGAACAAAAACTGTGTGGCACTGGGGCTGTCCAGCGGGTTTATCGAACCGCTGGAATCAACCAGTATCTATTTGTTTATGAACGGCGTGATCCGCTTGCTGAGGCTGTTTCCCTTTAACGGTGTCACCCAGCCTCTGATCGACGAATATAACCAGCAATCGATCAGCGAACTGGAGAAAATCCGCGATTTTATTATTCTGCATTATCACCAGACCGAACGTGATGACAGCGAATTCTGGCGTTATTGCCGCAATATGACGATCCCCGATTCGCTGGCTCACAGAATGGAGCTGTTCAGAGAAGGTGCCCATGCGTTTCAGACCGGTGAGGAATTATTCCGGCTTGAATCCTGGACCCACGTGATGCTGGGCCAGCGGCTGATACCAAAAAGTTATCAGAAAATTGTCTCCACACTGAGCGAACAGCAACTGACCCAACACTTACAGGGAATCCGCCGGACTATCAATCAGGTAGTGGCACGACTGCCCGGACATAGTGACTTTATCGGTCGCTATTGCCCGGCTGAGGGAGAATAG
- a CDS encoding cupin-like domain-containing protein, with amino-acid sequence MSSAIARRTQVIEDCQPGQIPPEVLSNHEPVVLKGLVSDWKLTELAGQSDRAVVDYLCEHYNGRPSQICCGEPGIEGRYFYDESVTRLNYETRIGPIDEALEMMLAAAEQSPPPSYYIASNVIHTHFPKLREQNDIRLPRQPSDLATEPERVSIWIGNRSLAACHYDASDNLACCVAGHRRFSLFPPEQIANLYPGPLEPTPGGQAISMVDFANPDLSRYPNFPQALQAGQVAELEPGDALYLPSMWWHQVEALDPFNLLINYWWSEAPRYTGSGMNVLYHALLCLRDKPEHERRAWKEVLAYYVFDDPQQAGRHLPEAARGVLGELDEMQARQLRAMLLNRLNR; translated from the coding sequence ATGAGTTCAGCCATTGCTCGCCGCACTCAGGTCATTGAGGACTGTCAGCCGGGCCAGATCCCGCCAGAGGTTTTGAGCAACCATGAACCTGTAGTGCTTAAAGGGCTGGTCAGCGACTGGAAGCTGACAGAGCTGGCGGGTCAGTCTGACCGGGCGGTGGTGGATTATCTGTGTGAGCACTACAACGGCAGGCCCAGCCAGATTTGCTGCGGTGAACCGGGTATAGAAGGGCGCTACTTCTATGATGAATCCGTTACCAGACTGAATTATGAAACCCGCATCGGCCCCATCGACGAGGCACTGGAGATGATGCTGGCCGCTGCGGAGCAGTCACCGCCGCCAAGCTATTATATCGCCTCGAATGTTATTCATACTCATTTTCCCAAACTACGTGAACAGAACGATATCCGTTTACCACGCCAGCCATCGGATTTGGCCACTGAGCCTGAGCGGGTCAGCATCTGGATCGGTAATCGCTCTCTGGCCGCCTGCCATTATGATGCTTCGGATAATCTGGCCTGCTGCGTGGCCGGCCACCGGCGCTTCAGTCTGTTTCCACCTGAGCAGATCGCCAACCTCTATCCCGGTCCGCTGGAGCCGACACCAGGCGGGCAGGCCATCAGTATGGTGGACTTTGCCAACCCCGATCTTAGTCGCTATCCGAATTTTCCACAGGCGCTGCAAGCCGGGCAGGTGGCAGAGCTGGAACCTGGTGATGCCTTATATTTGCCCAGTATGTGGTGGCACCAGGTAGAAGCGCTGGATCCCTTTAACCTGCTGATCAACTATTGGTGGAGTGAAGCACCCCGGTATACGGGTTCGGGTATGAATGTGCTTTATCATGCCCTGTTATGCCTGCGTGATAAACCGGAGCACGAACGCCGGGCCTGGAAGGAAGTACTGGCCTATTACGTGTTTGACGATCCACAGCAGGCAGGCCGCCATTTGCCGGAAGCGGCGCGGGGCGTGCTGGGCGAACTGGATGAGATGCAGGCCCGCCAGTTACGGGCCATGTTGCTTAACCGGCTGAACCGTTAA
- a CDS encoding SapC family protein, which produces MARHELLNNITHQHTHVVHQFGSQYGDNVASVPVFPTEFIELQKDYPILFRRDKEDGPYQAIALLGFSDSENLFLDESAASGWDARSIPASVERGPFLIGFQRQQDMHGEKAEPVVHIDMDHPKVTESEGQPLFLSQGGNSPYLEYISLKLQAIHQGMALQKGMFSAFEQLNLIEPINIEFELNSGQKHRLIGNYGINEERLAQLNGQQLEQLHRAGYLQLAFAVIGSMTNIRPLIERKNRQPDRRRERA; this is translated from the coding sequence ATGGCCAGACATGAATTGTTGAATAATATTACCCATCAGCATACCCATGTAGTGCATCAGTTTGGTAGCCAGTACGGTGACAATGTGGCCAGTGTGCCGGTATTCCCCACCGAATTTATCGAATTGCAGAAAGATTATCCCATCCTGTTTCGCCGTGATAAAGAAGATGGCCCCTATCAGGCCATTGCCCTGCTGGGATTTTCCGACAGCGAGAATCTGTTTCTGGATGAAAGCGCTGCCTCAGGCTGGGATGCCCGCTCTATTCCCGCCAGCGTCGAGCGCGGCCCATTTCTTATCGGCTTTCAGCGCCAGCAGGATATGCACGGAGAAAAGGCTGAGCCGGTAGTGCATATCGATATGGATCATCCTAAGGTTACTGAAAGTGAGGGACAGCCGCTGTTTCTGTCTCAGGGGGGCAACAGCCCCTACCTTGAGTATATTTCCCTTAAACTGCAGGCAATTCATCAGGGCATGGCGCTGCAAAAGGGCATGTTTTCCGCCTTTGAGCAATTAAATCTGATTGAGCCGATAAATATCGAGTTTGAACTGAACAGTGGTCAGAAACATCGCCTGATTGGCAATTACGGCATCAATGAAGAGCGCCTGGCACAGCTCAATGGTCAGCAACTGGAGCAATTGCACCGGGCCGGATACCTGCAGCTGGCCTTCGCCGTGATCGGCTCCATGACCAATATACGGCCGCTGATTGAGCGCAAGAACCGTCAACCAGACAGGCGCAGGGAGAGGGCATGA